AGCGCCGTCCATGCGCGCGGCCTCGTCGAGCTCGTAGGGCAGCTTGTCCGACGCCTGCTTGAGCACCCAGATGCAGTACGGCGATGCGATGGTCACCATCGCCAGGATCAGCGCCCACTGGCTGTTGAGCAGGCCATAGTTGCCCATGGTCTTGTACATCGGCACCGCCAGGAAGGCGGCAGGGATGAAGTAGGTGAAGAGCGCCAGGTTCATCACCGTCCGGCCACCGCGCACGCGCAGCCGGCTGATCGCGAACGCCGCCGTGGTTGCAACGAAGAGCGTGATCGCGCCGACCGACACCGCGATCAGCAGCGAGTTCCACAGCTGCAGCCAGAAGTGGTCGAGATAGAAGTGCTTCTGCTGGAACACGATGCGGAAGTTGTCCAGCGTCGGGTTCTTGGGCCACAGGTGGCCCGAGGTGGCGGAGTCCTTCGACGAGATTGCGAAGAGCACCATGTGATAGACAGGAACCAGCGTCCAGAGCAGGACCGGAATGCCGATCAGCAGCAGCTTGGCCTCGGTGGCTACGGCCTTGGGGGTCCAGCGCTTCATTTCGAGAGCCTCTTCATCATGAAGTACACGAGCGGTAGTACGAGTGGAAGTGCCACCACGATCGAAGCCATCGACAGGTCGACCTGGTCCAGCCGCAGGTAGCGAATGCCCAGCGTCGCGAGGACGTGCGTCAGGTCGGCGGGTCCGCCGCCGGTCAGCAGGTAGACGCTGTTGAAGTCGCCCAGGGTCCAGATCATCGAGAGAATCAGCGACGTGACGTACAGCGTCTTCAGCGCGGGCCAGCTCACGAAGCGGAACTTCTGCCACGACGAGGCGCCGTCCACGGAGGCGGCTTCATATTGTTCGGTGGGAATGGCAAGACGCCCGGCCACCAGGATCAGTGTCCAGAACGGCAGCGACTTCCACACATGCACCACCATCGCGAAGGCCAGCGCCAGCGTGGGATCGTTGAGCCAGTTCGGACCATCTGCGCCGGTCAGGCGGAAGATGGTGCTGTTGATCACGCCCCATTCGGGGTTGAGCATGAAGCGGATCGAAAGAATGGTGGGGATCGACGGCATCGCCCATGGCAGGATGAAGATCGCCGAGACGATCTTGATCCACCATCGTGATGTCACGAAGAAGCCCGAAAGCACC
The Variovorax sp. OAS795 genome window above contains:
- a CDS encoding sugar ABC transporter permease codes for the protein MSSTATAAPLPAPTVNLGARHARWQFWGAVMVVPYLLVFVVFVLYPVGYGLWLARHPQSYVKLVDDPIFFRSVVNTAIFLVVAINIKMLVALVLSGFFVTSRWWIKIVSAIFILPWAMPSIPTILSIRFMLNPEWGVINSTIFRLTGADGPNWLNDPTLALAFAMVVHVWKSLPFWTLILVAGRLAIPTEQYEAASVDGASSWQKFRFVSWPALKTLYVTSLILSMIWTLGDFNSVYLLTGGGPADLTHVLATLGIRYLRLDQVDLSMASIVVALPLVLPLVYFMMKRLSK
- a CDS encoding carbohydrate ABC transporter permease, which translates into the protein MKRWTPKAVATEAKLLLIGIPVLLWTLVPVYHMVLFAISSKDSATSGHLWPKNPTLDNFRIVFQQKHFYLDHFWLQLWNSLLIAVSVGAITLFVATTAAFAISRLRVRGGRTVMNLALFTYFIPAAFLAVPMYKTMGNYGLLNSQWALILAMVTIASPYCIWVLKQASDKLPYELDEAARMDGASPLQLFRLVYLPLMVPSLVAVGTYSLLLAWNEYLYAFLLLSNDRSVTLAVALGNFLSADDSPWELLMATGLIYALPPAAIYYAFKRYMVGGLTAGAVKS